A single window of Bradyrhizobium elkanii USDA 76 DNA harbors:
- a CDS encoding IS110 family transposase: MKQVITIGLDLAKHVFQVHGADAEGSPVFNRKLRRSEVLRFFEKLPACLVGMEACGSAHYWAREIAALGHEVRLIPPAYVKPFVKRGKTDAADAEAISEAVTRKTMRFVPIKTAEQQAAAMVLKTRALLVRQRTQSVNALRAHLAELGIIATAGLAKVEALVAIIRDETDARLPAAARFALMAIADEIEASADQIERLERAIVAEAKHDEDMRRLTTIPGVGAITAATIKALVPDPGGFKSARHFAAWLGLTPRPHSSGGKERLGRISKMGNPELRSLLVVGATAVLRLVRNDVRARPWLKALLARRPFKVAAVAQANKTARIIWALLNKGGIYRRPDPLAIAAVTQ; this comes from the coding sequence GTGAAACAGGTTATCACCATCGGGCTGGATCTGGCCAAGCACGTTTTCCAGGTTCACGGGGCGGATGCCGAGGGCTCACCCGTGTTCAACCGGAAGCTACGGCGCAGCGAAGTTCTGCGTTTCTTTGAGAAGCTGCCAGCATGCCTGGTGGGGATGGAAGCATGCGGTAGCGCCCACTATTGGGCGCGCGAGATCGCAGCTCTCGGTCATGAGGTCCGGCTCATTCCGCCGGCTTATGTCAAACCCTTCGTCAAGCGTGGCAAGACGGATGCGGCGGACGCTGAGGCCATCAGCGAAGCGGTGACCCGAAAGACCATGCGCTTCGTGCCGATTAAGACGGCTGAGCAACAGGCTGCCGCGATGGTGCTGAAGACCCGCGCTCTTCTAGTGCGGCAGCGAACGCAGTCGGTCAACGCGTTGCGCGCGCATCTGGCAGAATTGGGGATCATCGCCACCGCCGGCCTGGCAAAGGTTGAGGCGCTGGTCGCAATCATACGGGATGAGACAGATGCACGCCTGCCCGCAGCAGCGCGCTTCGCGCTGATGGCTATTGCCGACGAGATTGAAGCTTCAGCCGACCAGATCGAGAGGCTCGAGCGCGCAATCGTCGCGGAGGCCAAGCACGACGAGGACATGCGTCGGTTGACCACGATCCCTGGCGTCGGCGCCATTACGGCGGCGACCATCAAAGCGCTTGTGCCGGATCCCGGCGGGTTCAAGTCGGCTCGCCACTTTGCCGCCTGGCTGGGATTGACGCCGCGGCCTCATTCAAGCGGAGGCAAAGAGCGGTTGGGACGAATATCGAAGATGGGAAATCCAGAACTCCGCTCTCTCCTCGTTGTCGGGGCAACGGCCGTCTTGCGGCTTGTCCGAAACGACGTTCGGGCGCGGCCGTGGCTGAAGGCGCTTCTCGCCAGACGCCCCTTCAAGGTTGCCGCCGTCGCGCAGGCCAATAAGACGGCGCGGATCATCTGGGCGCTCCTGAACAAGGGCGGAATTTATCGGCGTCCCGACCCATTGGCGATTGCCGCGGTGACGCAGTGA
- the ltrA gene encoding group II intron reverse transcriptase/maturase produces MHDTEKSDSGIVAEKPTNKAGLLAAEWAEPRPGTKGNAEQQRMHRTQGRARMTQSLDRVRTAARLRKKDRFTALFHHINVDTLRAAFFALRRRAAPGVDGMTWQDYEEDLEPRLADLHKRVQRGTYRPQPSRRTYIPKADGKQRPLAIAALEDKIVQGATVIVLNAIYEGDFCGFSYGFRPGRGPHDALDALCTAIETRQVNWIIDADIQNFFGAVSQPWLVRFLEHRIGDKRIIRLIQKWLKAGILEDGVVTADDRGTGQGSVISPLLGNIYLHYALDLWAKRWRQREVSGGMIIVRYADDVVVGFEREDDARRFLDAMRARLEEFELTLHPAKTRLIEFGRHAAAQRKQRGLGKPETFAFMGFTFICGKSRRGRFQLQRKTRGDRMRTKLREIKEELRRRMHWPIPAQGRWLRQVLTGHFAYFAVPTNGRALNAFRFYLTDLWRRTLRRRSQRTCLTWDRITQITDDWLPKARILHPWPKLRFAVKHPR; encoded by the coding sequence ATGCATGACACGGAGAAGTCTGACTCTGGCATAGTAGCTGAGAAGCCGACGAACAAAGCTGGATTACTGGCGGCGGAGTGGGCGGAGCCAAGGCCGGGGACCAAGGGAAACGCGGAACAGCAGCGCATGCACCGGACACAGGGCCGGGCTCGCATGACCCAGTCGCTGGACCGCGTACGGACAGCCGCAAGGCTGAGGAAGAAGGACCGGTTCACCGCGCTCTTTCACCACATCAATGTCGATACACTGCGGGCGGCGTTCTTTGCGCTCAGGCGTAGGGCTGCTCCCGGAGTGGATGGCATGACGTGGCAGGACTACGAGGAAGATCTCGAGCCCCGGCTCGCCGATCTGCACAAACGGGTCCAACGAGGAACGTACCGCCCGCAACCGTCTCGCCGGACGTACATACCAAAAGCAGACGGCAAGCAGCGTCCGTTAGCGATCGCGGCTCTCGAAGACAAAATCGTCCAGGGGGCCACCGTCATCGTGCTCAACGCCATCTACGAAGGAGACTTCTGTGGCTTTTCCTACGGGTTTCGGCCCGGCAGAGGACCACATGATGCGTTGGACGCGCTCTGCACAGCGATCGAGACGCGGCAGGTGAACTGGATCATTGACGCCGACATCCAAAATTTCTTTGGCGCAGTCAGTCAACCTTGGCTGGTTCGCTTCTTGGAACATAGGATCGGCGACAAGCGCATCATCCGCCTCATTCAGAAATGGCTGAAGGCGGGTATTCTCGAAGACGGCGTCGTAACCGCTGATGACAGGGGAACGGGTCAAGGTTCGGTGATTTCACCGCTCCTTGGCAACATCTACCTGCACTACGCTCTCGACCTGTGGGCCAAACGCTGGCGACAGCGCGAGGTCTCCGGCGGCATGATCATCGTGCGTTACGCGGACGATGTAGTAGTCGGCTTTGAGCGCGAGGATGACGCACGTCGTTTCCTTGACGCGATGCGCGCGAGACTGGAGGAGTTCGAGCTGACGCTCCATCCGGCCAAGACCCGCCTGATTGAGTTTGGTCGCCATGCGGCGGCTCAACGCAAGCAGCGCGGACTCGGAAAGCCGGAAACCTTTGCGTTCATGGGGTTCACGTTTATCTGCGGCAAATCACGCCGAGGGCGCTTCCAGCTTCAACGGAAGACCCGTGGCGACCGCATGCGAACCAAACTCCGCGAAATCAAGGAGGAGCTGAGGCGCCGAATGCACTGGCCGATCCCTGCACAGGGGAGATGGCTGAGGCAGGTCTTGACCGGCCACTTTGCGTACTTTGCTGTTCCGACGAATGGCCGAGCGCTCAATGCGTTTCGGTTCTACCTGACCGATCTCTGGAGGCGTACGCTTCGGCGGCGCAGTCAGCGGACCTGTCTGACCTGGGATCGCATAACGCAGATCACCGACGACTGGCTTCCCAAGGCTCGCATCCTTCATCCATGGCCGAAGCTGCGCTTCGCCGTCAAACACCCGAGGTAG